Within the Brassica napus cultivar Da-Ae unplaced genomic scaffold, Da-Ae ScsIHWf_1416;HRSCAF=2001, whole genome shotgun sequence genome, the region GTTCTTCTGTGGTAGATTTAAGCATAGGTTAGCTTCGTTGTTGTTCTCGTGTCCCTCTTTGCTTCGTATTTCCGTCGAATCGAATTGGGGATTTcttcgatttagggtttcaaaaaGTTTCGATTTTGGAATTTGTTTTGAATTCGTTTATGTTCAATTGGGGATCATTTTGTTTGTAGTTTgggtttcaattcgttttgggTTTCAAAACACGAATTGTTTTCAGTGAAGATTTTGTCATCGATTTGTTTTCCTTGTATTGTTTAGCTTCCATGTATAGATAGGTTAGCTTACTTGTATTGTTTTGAGCTTATCTTATTTTTTGCTTAGTTCGAAAACTAGTTAACTAGATCCCTCATTAGTCTCTGTTGTTGCGTTttgttcttaatatttttttttcttattcgcTAATATAGTTTCTCTTACCATAATTTCTGCAGGCGAACGAACCATGGGCCAAGACTATAGCTACACTCAGCCTTCTTCTTCGTCAGAGGAGTTAGACATCACCTCTTTAATTGTAGCAGAAGGTGAACTCTACGCCAATGAAGTTAAGAGTAACTTCACAATTTCACAGGAGGATCAGTACGCAGCTGCACCTGAGGCCGATGAAGGGATCCCAAGGACATGCTATTGCGGTAGTGAGCCTGTAGTTAAAACGTCGTACACTCCAAAAAATCCATACAGGAGGTACTTCTCCTGCAACAACGTCGACGATGGAGAGTGCCACATCTGGAAATGGTGGGATGTGGCGATGCAAGAAGAGCTCCGTGAAACGCAAATACAACTTAGGATGCTCAAGGATCAATTCTTTGAGAGTGACCAGAAGGTGGCTAAGCTAGAGAAGATCTTACGTGTGCTAAGTAAGAAGACAGCAGTGGTTAAATATCGGTTTGCAAAGGGAGTTTGTCTACTGCTCTTGGTAATAGTGGTCATCGTAATGTGGAGGTAAGTTTCATGACCAATATTTAGATCATTTCTTtgatttaaaattcaaattttaatgaaagtcTTATCTCTTGGCTTGTGTCTTTCAAGGAAGAGCCTCGGAGGATTTAAACATCAGTGTCTGAACTCGAGTTGGGCTTCAAAGGTACTATAATTATTATAGTTTAGATATATTcagtaaattaaaaataacctCTTTCTTCATGCTTTAATGATACTTCCTAACTCCTTGGATTTGATAGAATCGTACTTGTTAGCTTTAAGTGTAGCTACTATAGAACTTATTATGCTGATAAGAATGGTGGTAAATGCTTGTTTGCTTTGTAGTGGTGGTAAATGCTAGTTTGCTTTCTATCTGCCAAACTACTACGAAACTAAATGCTAAATCACTTTCTATCGCTTACTTAAGGGTCTGTGTTGCTAATAGAGTAACACAGACCATCATCTAAAATGAATACCAGTACTGGGTACGTTAATCTGTTGAATAGTCAGAGTTCAGTTGACCTTGAGTCACCCGAACCAGCTTGGTTCGGTAGCCAAGGTCGTGACGAGTATGTTTTCAACCCTGCTGTCGAGTCTTCTGTCCAGCCTGGTATCGAGTCTCCTGTCCAGCCTTCTGTCTCAGAGAGGAGAAAATGGACTGTCAATGAGGATAAAATCCTCATTGGTGCGTGGCTTAACACCAGCAAAGACCCTGTAGTGAGCTGTGAACAGAAAGCAGAACGTTTCTGGAAGAGAATCGTTGACTACTACAACGCAAGCCCAcaactggttgggaaagtaccTAGAGAGGTTCGTCCAGCGAAGCAGAGGTGGTCTAGGATTAACGACCAAGTCTGTAAATTCGTTGGATGCTATGACGCGGCGTTGAGGGGGGGCAGAGAAGTGGTCAGAATGAAGACGATGTAATGAAAGCTGCCCTCGACTCATTCTACACCATTTACGGGCACAAGTTCAGCCTCGAACATGCGTGGAGGGAGCTGAGGCATGACCAGAAATGGCAAGCGACCTATACGGTTAAAGACGGAGAGAAGGAGAAGCGCAAACAAGTCCACGATGTTGATACAGAAGATGAAGTGGCCGAACCTGAAATTAGACCAGTTGGTGTGAAAGCTGCTAAAGCTGCTGGTAAGATGAAGAAGAGTGGCAAGGAAGAAGAGATGTCACAGCTCCAGTCGATCTTGCAAATGAAAGAAAAACtctcaaaacaaaaaatccTAGAACGTTTATTTGGAAAAAAAGATCCAGTCTCTGAGGTGGAAGAATCACTCAAACTGAAACTGATGAATGAGATGTTATGAAGGTATTAATGTGCGTATGTAGTTGCATTGTATAGTTACATGTCGTCTCTACTTGGATTGAGCAGTTAGTTTGAGCAGTTACTTTGACTAGTTACTTTGAGTAGTTACTTTGAGTAGTTACTTTGAGTAGTTACTAACACTTGTCTTTTCTCATGTTTCAGGTACAGCAGCAGGACATGTGAACCAAGTCACGGGTGCGTTTGGAATCTCGAAGTGTGTTGTTGTTTTGCGAGTCACgggtttatgttttgtttaagtAGTAGTAGTATAAGTAACCCTCTCTGTTTTCCCCTGTGGTTACTCTCTATCAAACTTCTTTCCTATCTATCAAAGGTGTAATCTTCTTGCTGTAATCTTGTTGCTACAAACTCGGCCTCAACTTCAAGTTGTTGTAATCGAAGAAGTTTTAGGTAACTTCTCTTTATGTTCTCTTTCATCATCAGTCTTTGTTTAATGTTTTAGCTAACTTCTCATCAGCTTCTCTGTCAGTTAATAGACCCAGAAATATGTGAAGTTTATCATAACAACTATAACTTATAATTACTCTATTACAGAATGAATTATGTTGCTCTGCCacttacataaatattttagacatgttttattatattttctggtcaaataaatataaatacagatagattttgatataaatacgcaaataaatataaatacagatatattttaactaatttgGAGTAAGATTGATAAAAGGGAAATGTGAATCTCTTACATAATTTTAACTAATAGATTAAAAACTTgtacaatataattatttatgaaaCAGGATATCTAGAaatgtcatcatcttcatcgGATGAATTCGAAGAGAGATTGGACGAAGTTTTCGATGAAATCTTTGAAGATACTTTCAACAATATAGTGGAGGCCCAATCCATACCGCAAAGTAGACGTGCTTATGTGGAACGAAACCGCGAAGGAGGACACGTCCGCTTATGGAATGACTACTTCAGCGCAGATTGTATATTTCCGGCACATTTATTCAGACGTCGTTTCCGCATGAATAAGGAATTATTCTTGCGTATTGTCCATGGCCTATCAGAGTGGGTTCCATTCTttcagcaaagaagagatgcaacCGGGAGGTTCGGTCTATCTCCATTACAAATATGTACGGCAGCTATTCGTATGCTTGCTTATGGTTCTGCGGCTGATGCGGTTGatgaatatctccgacttggtgagtCCACTGCACTTTCGTGTTTACATAATTTCACTGACGGAATAATACAATTATTTGGAGAAGAGTATCTACGACGACCCACACCCGAGGATCTAcaacgactactcgatattggGGAGAAACGAGGGTTTCCTGGGATGGTCGGGAGCattgactgtatgcattgggagtggaaaaatttCCCAACCGCTTTGAAATGACAGTACacacgtggatcaggaaaaccgacaattgtcttagaggctgttgcttcacaagatctttggatatggaaagctttttttggtcctccaggtaccttaaatgatatcaatgtcctcgatcggtcttctgtttttgatgacattttagaaGGTCGAGCTCCGAGGGTAAAGTACATGGTCAACGGACACATGTATAAGTTGGCGTACTACCTCACAgacggtatatatccaaaatggtcaacatttatccaatctatcacCCTCCCTCAAACTCCTCAACAAGAGTTATTTGCTAAAGTTCAAGAAGTAacccgaaaagatgtggagcgggcttttggagtattgcaagctcgatttgcgatTGTGAGAAACCCGGTAAAAACATTGGATAGAGAAAAGatagggaagattatgagagcatgtatcatactccacaatatgattgtcgaagatGAACGGGATGGATACTCTCCTATTGATGAAGATTAGGAATTATtctatatttatgttaaataaTTGTTCTTATCTTTAATTgttgtatttttatgtttaattaatgtattttatgtttaattattgtattttatgttAAGTTATAGTATTTAttcatctaatatataaaaaatttatttcactaaaaaaacaattttttaattccTAAGGATTCTAATTTTGGGATCACCATTGTACACACATTTTTCACAAgaatccttaactattcaaaaaaaaaaaataataataataattactaATCTAATCTTAAGGACTCCACAATTGGTATCACCATTGTGGATGCTCTTATTTCCATGTTCACGGTTGCAGTTGCAGTTGCGCTGAGCTTGGAACATAAGGGCACACAAATGGGTACTAGAATACCGGGAGCACAAATCCaaatttgttgttttttctATGATTCAGACCTCTCCCATATTCACAGACTTGAAATATTCATCGTGTCCAATTATGTTAGCTCTTTGGTTGTAACGGATCTCAGTCCGTGTCCACCATTGTCTAGATCGACAAGCACAGCAACTTTCCTCGTCAATGAAGAAACTCCCAGCTAGACCatcaacattaaaaatagagatGAACCTCAATAACTTGCTCCATGAAACAGCGTCTTGATTAATCTTATTTGTGATCCAAATCTCCAATGCCGGACCGTTCACCCAGCTTTCCTGTAAGACCGCAAGCTGCTCCTCTCTAACAAAAGATAACGACACAAATATATCTACACTATGAGCGTTAAATGGTGGAGGCAGCCGCTTACTAAATCTCTTTGTTGTAAAATCAAAAGAGATTATATCCTCAATATTATTTCTTCTACCCACTCTCATCCTCTTTTTAGCTAAAAGATGAGTATTCCTTTCAGAGACACGCCACTTTgataaaaatctatatttatttcAGTAAAAATAATGCGTGATTATGAAAAATATCACTGATAGATTTGTTTACATGTAAAGGGTATATGTTTTCTCTTTTAACTATCTAAAATGCTGCATTTCATGCTTTGATTTTATTAGTCGCCTAATTTgggtatatatatgtttttcagtTCCATTTTCCAGGACAAGTGTAGTTTACTATAATGTAGTCCAGTTTTGTTATATCAGGCTATGTCGAGATGACTGTTGCAGTAACCGAGTCAGTGTTGAAGAAGAGAATGAGCGAGCACGGAACATTCTAATGCACCCTATATTTCATATGTTGAATGAGCTAGGTCCATATGTTGGATCCAATTGGTGTCAAAATGTATGCCTTCTCTATGATAACATTCTGATGCACCTTGGTAGATTTGTGTACATGTAAAGGGTATAGGTTTTCTCTTTTTACTATCTAAAATGCTACATTTCGTGCTTTGATTTTATCAGCAGTCTAACTTGGGTTTATATACGTTTTTCAGTTCTATTTTCCAGGACAATTGTagcttaatatagtgtaatccAGTCTTGTTATATTTGGCTATGTCGAGATGACGGTTGCAGTAACCAAAACTGTTGTTCCCGAGTCAGTGTTGAAGAAGAGAGTGAGGGAGGACGGAACATTCTAATGCACCCTGAATATCATAAGTTGAATGAGCTAGGTCCATATGTTGGATCCAATTGGTGTCAAAATATATGCCTTCTCTATGATAACATTCTGATGCACCTTGGGTTTCAGGGGATAGGGAAGCATGACATCATCTATGTGGACGATCTGATCCCACATTTCGTAGAACATTTGTGTTAAAAAGTGTGCCTAGACGAGGCCTAGGCTAGAGGTGAAGTTACTTGGACCCGGCGGTGATTGTGGTAAAATTGAAGAAGATTTTGGAGGAGATGGGGCTGGTGAATTGTTTGTGGAAGTTGAAGAGTATAATTATGATGATGAAtggatttttagttttaaagtttGTTTTCAGCTTAGTTTTAtgaaaactttattttaaacCTTGTTTGAATAGTTTATTGTTCCGTTGTTTTCTATTACCTAAATACTTTTTTGACATTTGAAAGTACACACTTCAGTTCTTAAACTTggaaaatttaaacaatttacACTAGCAGAAGTTCAGTCACATGATTCAGAAGTAATCGTTAAGaggagaaaaacaaaaacaagtaaaaatTAACAACTAACAACGCAATACAAATTatttaaacttcaaaataaaataacattttttaaactTAAGAAGCAAACGTATTTCTAATTAAACTACAAATGCAATTGTgataacataaaacataaacattgaccaaataccaaaaacatatcttaaactaaatatttgagttaattattcatgtaatagataatcATTTTAGGTATTCATTAATATCTtgtatatttttggtatattcatatatttatttgggtttgggtttggttcgGGTAAAACTCATAATCCAAAATACCGTAGAAACAAgacccattcggtatttatgtcgggtttggtttggattcatttttatcggatcgggtttggTTCTTGTTTTTGGATTCGGTTAATTCGCCCAGTTAtgtatcaaattaaaaaaattgtgtgagttataatatatgtcaatatattttggattttgttttaaataagttataaatagaATATGCAATGTATTATGGATTATGGATTATTTTAAATAAGTCACTCATAAAAATCCATTAGAGTTAATTTCAAATgattatatataagaatatgtGCAAAGTCATTTAGATGTGAGTATTCAATCATTAATTCTAAATTCTACTATATGATATATAGGTTATaatttaaaagattaaaaactgaaataatttttaatgaaattatgTGTACGAATTACAAATTATCTATAATATATCTTAGATTTTGTATTTAATCATTTACTCATGAAATCTATTAGACTTAATTTCAAATGACACCATATAATAATCATTTAGTTctgaataaaatgatttttaatgaaCTATTTGAGCTTAACTGAAGAACACTATATTTAGAAATCTATGACACATGATTTACAAATTAAAGATCGGATAACATTTAGTtctaaaacaaaatctaaaatcattaaatgaataatacCAAATTATGgttaaatttaaacttttaaaagtcCATCATTATATAGCACCTCTTTAGTTTTAAATACGTTAAATTAGATTTTAGTAAcactgaattttaaaatatattaaatatttacaaaatacaaaatcgagtaatagtaaattttaaatcaatttcATTAATAGAAAAAGCAACATATAGTCGTTAGATTTGGACTATATTAAaatcctctctctcttttttaaaCAAAGAACATTTATTCTTAAACTCCCTCCTAAAAATGTCTTTGAATCATAAATACATCACTGAGAGAGCTCTGCATCATCCTATtgcaatatatatatctcaCTGTTGGATTTAATTCTTGTTACAGCAATCAAACGTAGTAAAAAACTAGAATTTCAACCAATAGGATCACtctaaaacgaaaataaaagaagGCAGTCGATTGAAAAATCATAGTGTCTCTGAGAACTTGAAACTTAGCAaaacaatcatcatcatcattataatCAACATCAGCTGCGGTGTGTCATCATCTATCTGGATATTTTCTTCTGATTTGTAATAATGTTCTATCATTCGAAGAAACACATGCGTTGGTTCAATTTACGAAAGAGACACATGCGAAGAAACTCCTCACGTGATCCACCGAAGTCAACACACCCTATCGTCTACGAAAAACAGAACCAACATGTTGATTATGAGTATGAGAAGTTAAACTTCAGCAGAGATGGGTTTGATGAATGGATAAAAACTACAGATTTTATATCATGTTCTCTAACTGGTTAGTCATCTGCCATTATTTTAAAGTTTCCCTATATATGAGCGCAAGgttgatttcaaaaataatcaaCCATTTTCCCTATATATTATCTTACTATGGAATCGGGGTTTTCATATTCATCAAATACCAACAGCCTTTCCCTTGTTGTTGATCCACCTCCAAAAATCGATTTGCCTTTTGAGATTTTGTTTAGTGTTAATTCATTGGTGCATGATGCGTGTTTTCCTGCCACAAGTCTTGATACTGAGTTTTATCTGTTTCTTGATCCCAAAACACACGACAGAGCGCATTCATTGATTATGCTCTTCAAAAGTTATTGTGCCTTGGAAAATGTTCGTATGCTCATGTTGCTTGGCTCACCCAAGAGTACTCAGaatggaagaagaaagaaaagcctATGCAATCGACTTTAGAATATAAACttagactttttaatatatgtagGGTTAAAGTTACACCAACTAGAGTGTACTTCTCTGGACCGGAG harbors:
- the LOC111208592 gene encoding uncharacterized protein LOC111208592, translating into MGQDYSYTQPSSSSEELDITSLIVAEGELYANEVKSNFTISQEDQYAAAPEADEGIPRTCYCGSEPVVKTSYTPKNPYRRYFSCNNVDDGECHIWKWWDVAMQEELRETQIQLRMLKDQFFESDQKVAKLEKILRVLSKKTAVVKYRFAKGVCLLLLVIVVIVMWRKSLGGFKHQCLNSSWASKVQQQDM
- the LOC125597282 gene encoding uncharacterized protein LOC125597282; amino-acid sequence: MSSSSSDEFEERLDEVFDEIFEDTFNNIVEAQSIPQSRRAYVERNREGGHVRLWNDYFSADCIFPAHLFRRRFRMNKELFLRIVHGLSEWVPFFQQRRDATGRFGLSPLQICTAAIRMLAYGSAADAVDEYLRLGESTALSCLHNFTDGIIQLFGEEYLRRPTPEDLQRLLDIGEKRGFPGMVGSIDCMHWEWKNFPTALK